One region of Pseudomonas sp. B21-040 genomic DNA includes:
- a CDS encoding sterol desaturase family protein gives MDFILYAVPFFFALIAVELLADRWRGVSHYRVADAINSLSTGVLSTTTGLLTKGVGLVTYAFALEHVALFQLSAESIWVWVFAFVLYDFCYYWLHRMGHERNILWAAHSVHHQSEEYNLSTALRQTSTGFLLSWIFYLPMAVLGVPLLVFVSVAALNLLYQFWVHTRHIPKLGWFEWFFVSPSNHRAHHAQNALYMDRNYGGVFIIWDRLFGSFQEEDDNEPVIFGVTTPLASWNPLWANLQFYVQLWDDARRAESTWDKLRIWFMRTGWRPADVAARYPMSKPELSQFRKFEVPLDGRQQLYVALQFCAYIALGSYLMNLERSLPTAALVLGWSAVALGLFALGVALENRPWALTLELLRLASNVPLVWLAPVVGLWPASTVGWIGLLSYSVLSAIGLYCCTNRFTRLAS, from the coding sequence ATGGACTTCATTCTGTATGCAGTGCCGTTTTTCTTTGCGCTGATCGCTGTCGAGCTGCTGGCCGACCGTTGGCGCGGGGTCAGCCATTATCGCGTGGCGGATGCGATCAACAGCTTGAGCACTGGCGTGCTGTCGACCACTACGGGCCTGTTGACCAAGGGTGTCGGGCTGGTCACCTATGCCTTTGCCCTTGAGCATGTGGCGCTGTTCCAGTTGTCGGCCGAGAGTATCTGGGTCTGGGTGTTTGCCTTCGTCCTCTACGACTTCTGCTACTACTGGCTGCATCGTATGGGGCACGAGCGCAATATCCTCTGGGCGGCGCACTCGGTGCATCACCAGAGCGAGGAGTACAACCTGTCCACGGCGTTGCGCCAGACCAGCACCGGCTTCTTGCTGAGCTGGATTTTCTACCTGCCGATGGCCGTGCTCGGCGTGCCGCTGCTGGTGTTCGTCAGCGTGGCGGCGCTGAATCTGCTGTATCAGTTCTGGGTGCACACCCGGCACATTCCCAAGCTCGGCTGGTTCGAATGGTTCTTCGTGTCGCCGTCCAATCATCGGGCTCACCATGCACAGAACGCTCTCTACATGGATCGCAACTACGGTGGGGTGTTCATTATTTGGGACCGCCTGTTTGGCTCGTTTCAGGAAGAAGACGACAACGAACCGGTGATTTTTGGCGTGACGACGCCGTTGGCGAGCTGGAACCCGCTGTGGGCAAACCTGCAGTTCTATGTGCAGTTGTGGGATGACGCGCGGCGCGCCGAGAGTACGTGGGACAAGCTGCGGATCTGGTTTATGCGCACCGGTTGGCGGCCGGCGGATGTGGCGGCCAGGTACCCGATGAGCAAGCCTGAGTTGAGCCAGTTCCGCAAGTTCGAGGTGCCGCTGGACGGTCGTCAGCAACTGTATGTGGCGTTGCAGTTTTGCGCCTACATCGCGTTGGGCAGCTATTTGATGAACCTGGAACGGAGCCTGCCGACCGCCGCCTTGGTGCTCGGCTGGAGTGCGGTGGCGCTGGGGTTGTTTGCCTTGGGCGTGGCCCTGGAGAATCGCCCGTGGGCGTTGACGCTGGAGCTGCTGCGGCTGGCATCGAACGTGCCGCTGGTGTGGCTGGCGCCGGTGGTCGGGTTGTGGCCGGCCAGCACGGTGGGCTGGATCGGCCTGCTCAGTTACAGCGTGTTGAGCGCTATCGGTCTCTACTGTTGCACAAACCGCTTCACTCGCTTGGCGTCTTAG
- the elbB gene encoding isoprenoid biosynthesis glyoxalase ElbB: protein MSKKIAVILSGCGVYDGAEIHESVITLLRLDQRGAQVQCFAPNIAQLHVINHLTGEEMPESRNVLVESARIARGHIKDIREADVDDFDALIVPGGFGSAKNLSNFAIEGAGCTVQPDVLALTEAFAEAGKPVGLMCISPALAAKIYGPGVNCTIGNDAETAAVMNKMGATHTDCAVTEIVEDKARKLVCTPAYMLAQSISEAASGINKMVDRVLELTHENDA, encoded by the coding sequence ATGAGCAAAAAAATTGCAGTGATCCTTTCCGGCTGTGGCGTGTACGACGGCGCCGAAATCCACGAAAGCGTGATTACCCTGCTGAGACTGGACCAGCGTGGTGCTCAGGTGCAGTGCTTTGCCCCGAACATCGCGCAATTGCATGTGATCAATCACCTGACCGGCGAAGAGATGCCCGAGTCACGCAACGTGTTGGTGGAGTCGGCACGGATTGCTCGCGGCCACATCAAGGACATTCGCGAGGCCGACGTCGACGACTTCGATGCGTTGATCGTTCCTGGGGGATTCGGCTCGGCGAAGAACCTGTCGAACTTCGCCATCGAAGGCGCCGGTTGCACCGTGCAACCGGATGTCCTGGCGCTGACCGAAGCCTTTGCCGAGGCTGGAAAACCAGTGGGCTTGATGTGTATTTCGCCAGCGCTGGCGGCGAAGATCTATGGGCCAGGGGTGAACTGCACCATCGGCAATGATGCCGAGACCGCTGCGGTCATGAACAAAATGGGCGCCACCCACACCGATTGCGCCGTGACTGAAATCGTCGAAGACAAGGCGCGCAAGCTGGTGTGTACACCGGCCTACATGCTGGCGCAAAGCATCAGCGAAGCGGCGTCCGGCATCAACAAAATGGTCGACCGCGTGCTCGAACTGACCCACGAAAACGACGCCTGA
- a CDS encoding cytochrome c/FTR1 family iron permease translates to MTAPSRFLAWLVFPLFALCSFNLLADTVEGAPQALHLLDYISADYPQTVQAGKVIDESEYRGQLESIKTLQGLIAAMPAKQEKAGLEQGVSSLRSAVTARQEGADVARQARQLGAKLAVTYEVSQAPIITPDPTRGAPLYAQHCSVCHGDAGAGDGPAGVGLMPPPSNLRDTTRLDHLSLYALYSTVGLGIEGTDMPAFADQLDDRQRWDLATYIASFSADPAAAKSEKTYNIADLGRQTPAEVQAADGPQAAATFRAQRAQPPQVKRGPAQLLDYTAATLDKSIAAYRAGDHDQAYDLSVAAYLEGFELVESSLDNVNAVVRKDTEKSLMAYRQSLQDGLPVAEAEQRLNTAKAKLKESADLLGSDGLSWSLSFISGLLILLREGLEAILVLAAILAFLRNTGQQSAVRSVNVGWGLALLAGLGTWALAAYVIDVSGSQRELLEGATALFASVMVLWLGVWMHDRRHAAAWQDYIKSSLVGGGGRFGFAILAFFSVYRELFEVILFYETLWLQAGPAGHNAVLAGGGTALVLLVVLAWVILRGSAKLPLALFFSINAGLLCALSVVFAGHGVKALQEAGIFGTRPVPFFDFDWLGIHADAYSLGAQAVAIIAIFVLYGRSWVAEKRRVQVS, encoded by the coding sequence ATGACTGCCCCGTCCCGTTTTCTGGCCTGGCTGGTGTTTCCACTGTTTGCCTTGTGCAGTTTCAATCTGCTGGCCGACACCGTGGAAGGTGCGCCGCAAGCGTTGCACCTGCTCGATTACATCAGCGCGGACTACCCGCAAACCGTGCAAGCGGGCAAGGTGATTGATGAGTCCGAGTACCGCGGGCAGCTGGAATCCATCAAGACGTTGCAGGGCCTGATTGCGGCGATGCCGGCCAAGCAGGAGAAGGCGGGGTTGGAGCAGGGCGTGAGCTCGCTGCGCAGTGCCGTCACTGCCCGTCAGGAAGGTGCGGACGTGGCCCGTCAGGCGCGGCAACTCGGTGCGAAACTGGCCGTGACTTATGAAGTCAGTCAGGCACCGATCATTACGCCGGACCCGACCCGTGGTGCGCCGCTGTATGCCCAGCATTGCTCGGTTTGCCACGGTGATGCGGGCGCTGGCGACGGCCCGGCGGGTGTCGGGCTGATGCCACCACCGTCCAATCTGCGAGATACGACGCGCCTGGATCATCTGAGCCTCTACGCGCTCTACAGCACCGTGGGCCTGGGTATTGAAGGCACCGACATGCCGGCTTTTGCCGATCAACTTGATGATCGTCAGCGCTGGGACCTGGCCACCTACATCGCCAGCTTCAGCGCCGACCCGGCGGCTGCAAAATCCGAAAAGACCTACAACATCGCCGACCTGGGGCGTCAGACGCCGGCAGAAGTGCAGGCCGCCGACGGTCCACAAGCCGCTGCGACATTCCGTGCGCAGCGGGCGCAACCGCCGCAGGTCAAGCGTGGCCCGGCGCAGTTGCTCGACTACACCGCTGCCACCCTCGACAAAAGCATCGCGGCCTACCGCGCCGGCGATCACGATCAGGCCTATGACCTGTCTGTCGCCGCGTATCTGGAAGGTTTCGAACTGGTCGAAAGCTCCCTGGACAACGTCAATGCCGTCGTGCGCAAAGACACTGAAAAATCGCTGATGGCCTACCGTCAGTCGTTGCAGGACGGGTTGCCGGTGGCAGAAGCCGAGCAGCGCCTGAACACGGCCAAGGCCAAGTTGAAGGAATCCGCTGACCTGTTGGGCAGCGATGGTTTGAGTTGGTCGCTGAGCTTCATTTCCGGTTTGCTGATTTTGTTGCGCGAAGGTCTGGAAGCGATTCTGGTGTTGGCTGCGATCCTGGCGTTCCTGCGCAACACTGGCCAGCAATCGGCCGTGCGCAGTGTCAATGTCGGCTGGGGACTGGCGCTGTTGGCCGGTCTGGGGACGTGGGCGCTGGCTGCATACGTGATCGATGTCAGCGGTTCGCAGCGCGAATTGCTGGAAGGCGCGACGGCGCTGTTTGCCTCGGTCATGGTGCTCTGGCTTGGCGTGTGGATGCACGACCGTCGTCACGCTGCGGCGTGGCAGGATTACATCAAGAGCAGCTTGGTGGGCGGCGGCGGCCGTTTCGGCTTTGCGATCCTGGCGTTCTTCTCGGTGTATCGCGAGTTGTTTGAAGTGATTCTGTTCTACGAAACCCTGTGGTTGCAGGCCGGACCTGCAGGGCACAACGCGGTGCTGGCCGGCGGCGGGACGGCGCTGGTGTTGCTGGTGGTTTTGGCGTGGGTCATCTTGCGTGGTTCGGCGAAGCTGCCGCTGGCGTTGTTCTTCAGCATCAACGCCGGCCTGTTGTGCGCGTTATCGGTAGTGTTCGCCGGGCATGGCGTGAAGGCGTTGCAGGAAGCGGGGATCTTTGGTACCCGGCCGGTGCCGTTCTTTGATTTTGACTGGCTGGGGATTCACGCGGATGCCTATTCGCTGGGCGCTCAGGCGGTGGCGATCATTGCGATCTTCGTGTTGTACGGTCGCAGTTGGGTGGCCGAGAAGCGTCGGGTGCAGGTTTCCTAA
- the hemB gene encoding porphobilinogen synthase translates to MSFTPANRLFPATRLRRNRRDDFSRRLVRENVLTVDDLILPVFVLDGENRREAVTSMPGVERLTIDLLLEEAAKWVELGIPALALFPVTPPELKSLDAAEAWNPEGIAQRATRALRARFPELGVITDVALDPFTTHGQDGILDEEGYVQNDITVDALVKQALSHAEAGAQVVAPSDMMDGRIQAIREALEVAEHVNVRIMAYSAKYASAYYGPFRDAVGSALNLGKANKASYQMDPANSNEALHEVAADLSEGADMVMVKPGMPYLDILYRVKEEFKVPTFVYQVSGEYAMHMAAIQNGWLSEGVILESLTAFKRAGADGILTYFAVRAAQLLREQK, encoded by the coding sequence GTGAGCTTTACCCCCGCCAACCGTCTATTCCCCGCAACCCGCCTGCGTCGCAACCGTCGTGATGATTTTTCACGTCGACTGGTCCGTGAAAACGTTCTGACCGTCGATGACCTGATCTTGCCGGTGTTTGTGCTGGACGGTGAAAACCGTCGTGAAGCGGTGACTTCGATGCCGGGCGTCGAACGCCTGACCATCGACCTGTTGCTGGAAGAGGCGGCCAAATGGGTCGAACTGGGGATTCCTGCGCTGGCACTGTTCCCGGTGACACCGCCTGAGCTCAAATCGCTGGACGCCGCCGAAGCCTGGAACCCCGAAGGCATTGCCCAGCGCGCCACTCGCGCGCTGCGGGCGCGGTTCCCGGAGCTGGGTGTGATCACCGATGTTGCCCTCGATCCGTTTACCACCCACGGTCAGGACGGCATCCTCGACGAAGAAGGCTACGTGCAGAACGACATTACCGTCGACGCACTGGTCAAGCAGGCCCTGTCGCACGCTGAAGCCGGTGCACAGGTGGTGGCTCCGTCCGACATGATGGACGGTCGCATCCAGGCAATCCGTGAAGCCCTTGAGGTGGCCGAGCACGTCAATGTGCGCATCATGGCCTACTCGGCGAAGTACGCCAGCGCCTATTATGGTCCGTTCCGTGATGCGGTCGGTTCGGCGCTGAACCTGGGCAAGGCCAACAAGGCCAGCTATCAGATGGACCCGGCCAACAGCAACGAAGCCCTGCACGAAGTGGCGGCGGACTTGTCAGAAGGTGCGGACATGGTCATGGTCAAGCCAGGCATGCCCTACCTGGACATCCTTTACCGGGTCAAAGAAGAATTCAAAGTGCCAACGTTTGTTTACCAAGTCAGCGGCGAATACGCCATGCACATGGCGGCAATCCAGAATGGCTGGTTGAGCGAAGGGGTTATTCTCGAATCCCTGACCGCTTTTAAACGTGCAGGCGCCGATGGCATCCTGACTTACTTTGCCGTCCGTGCCGCTCAATTGTTACGAGAGCAAAAATAG
- a CDS encoding YaiI/YqxD family protein, translated as MRVWIDADACPRAAKDLVVKFALKRQYEVVLVAGQPQIKPGLALVKLIVVPSGPDAADDYLVEHAVPGELVICSDVPLADRLVKKGVAALDPRGKEFDAQNMGDRLAVRNLFTDLREQGQMGGGPAPFGEREKQAFANALDRILTRLTRKP; from the coding sequence ATGCGTGTCTGGATCGACGCCGACGCCTGCCCACGGGCGGCCAAGGATCTGGTGGTGAAGTTCGCCCTCAAGCGCCAATACGAAGTGGTGCTGGTGGCGGGGCAGCCGCAGATCAAGCCGGGGCTGGCACTGGTGAAGTTGATCGTGGTGCCGAGTGGCCCGGACGCCGCCGATGATTACCTGGTGGAGCACGCGGTGCCGGGTGAACTGGTGATTTGCAGCGACGTGCCGCTGGCGGATCGTCTGGTCAAGAAGGGGGTGGCGGCACTGGACCCGCGTGGCAAGGAGTTCGATGCGCAGAACATGGGCGACCGGCTCGCGGTGCGCAACCTGTTCACCGACTTGCGTGAACAGGGGCAGATGGGCGGCGGGCCGGCACCGTTTGGCGAACGCGAGAAGCAGGCGTTCGCCAATGCACTGGACCGGATACTGACGCGGCTTACCCGCAAGCCCTGA
- a CDS encoding DedA family protein — MLQQFLHDFGYFALFLGTFFEGETILVLAGFLAFRGYMDINLVVVVAFFGSYAGDQLWYFLGRKHGRKLLARKPRWQMMGDRALEHIRKHPDIWVLSFRFVYGLRTVMPVAIGLSGYPPGRYLLLNGIGAAIWAAALAAAAYHFGAVLEGMLGSVKKYELWVLGALLVLGLGLWLRRRFKNARLAKKIYAEEQALKARQATVEATKTPSE, encoded by the coding sequence ATGCTCCAACAATTTCTGCATGACTTTGGCTACTTTGCCTTGTTCCTCGGCACGTTCTTCGAAGGCGAAACCATTCTTGTGCTCGCAGGCTTCCTCGCGTTCCGCGGATACATGGACATCAACCTGGTGGTGGTCGTGGCGTTCTTCGGCAGTTATGCCGGCGATCAGCTGTGGTACTTCCTGGGGCGCAAGCACGGGCGAAAACTGCTGGCACGCAAGCCGCGCTGGCAAATGATGGGCGACCGGGCGCTGGAACACATCCGCAAGCACCCGGACATCTGGGTGCTGAGCTTCCGCTTTGTCTACGGTTTGCGCACGGTGATGCCAGTGGCCATCGGCCTGTCAGGCTATCCACCGGGACGTTACCTGCTGCTCAACGGAATTGGGGCCGCGATCTGGGCGGCGGCCCTGGCGGCGGCGGCCTACCACTTTGGCGCCGTACTGGAAGGCATGCTCGGCAGCGTCAAGAAATATGAATTGTGGGTACTCGGCGCCTTGCTGGTGCTGGGACTTGGCCTGTGGCTGCGCCGACGGTTCAAAAATGCGCGTCTGGCGAAGAAGATATACGCCGAGGAGCAAGCCTTGAAAGCCAGACAGGCTACCGTCGAAGCGACTAAGACGCCAAGCGAGTGA
- the ppx gene encoding exopolyphosphatase, whose amino-acid sequence MPQSQAKNLSLIAAIDLGSNSFHMVVAKAQNGEIRILERLGEKVQLAAGIDEERHLNEESMQRGLDCLKRFAQLINGMPPGAVRIVGTNALREARNRAEFIRRAEEILGHPVEVISGREEARLIYLGVSHTLADTPGKRLVADIGGGSTEFIIGQRFEPLLRESLQMGCVSYTQRYFKDGKITPARYAQAYTAARLEIMSIEHALHRLTWDEAIGSSGTIRAIGLALKAGGHGTGEVNAEGLAWLKRKLIKLGDVEKIDFDGIKPDRRAIFPAGLAILEAIFDSLELQRMDHCEGALREGVLYDLLGRHHHEDVRERTLSSLMERYHVDLEQAARVERKALHAFDQVAEDWDLDDGVWRELLGWAAKVHEVGLDIAHYQYHKHGAYLIEHSDLAGFSREDQQMLALLVRGHRRNIPKDKFAEIGDDGTKLIRLCVLLRFAILFHHIRGTQQMPQVELKANGNSLEVVFPDKWLDDNQLTQADFAIEAEWLTRVDIVLNAR is encoded by the coding sequence ATGCCGCAATCCCAAGCCAAGAATCTGTCCCTGATCGCCGCAATAGACCTGGGCTCCAACAGCTTTCACATGGTCGTGGCCAAGGCCCAGAACGGCGAAATCCGTATTCTCGAGCGTCTCGGGGAGAAGGTTCAACTGGCCGCAGGCATCGACGAAGAACGCCACCTCAACGAAGAATCCATGCAGCGAGGGCTCGACTGCCTCAAGCGTTTTGCCCAACTGATCAACGGTATGCCCCCGGGTGCCGTCCGCATCGTCGGCACCAACGCCCTGCGTGAAGCGCGCAACCGCGCCGAATTCATCCGCCGCGCCGAAGAAATTCTCGGCCACCCGGTGGAAGTCATCTCCGGTCGTGAAGAAGCGCGCCTGATCTACCTTGGCGTCTCCCACACCCTCGCAGACACCCCGGGCAAGCGCCTGGTGGCCGACATCGGCGGCGGCAGTACCGAATTCATCATCGGCCAGCGCTTCGAACCGCTGCTGCGCGAAAGCCTGCAAATGGGTTGCGTCAGCTACACCCAGCGCTATTTCAAGGATGGCAAGATCACCCCGGCCCGTTACGCCCAGGCGTACACCGCCGCGCGGCTGGAGATCATGAGCATCGAGCATGCCCTGCATCGCCTGACCTGGGATGAAGCCATTGGCTCCTCGGGCACCATTCGCGCCATCGGCCTGGCACTGAAGGCCGGCGGCCACGGCACAGGCGAAGTGAATGCCGAAGGCCTGGCCTGGCTCAAACGCAAGCTGATCAAGCTCGGCGACGTCGAGAAAATCGACTTCGACGGCATCAAGCCCGACCGCCGGGCCATTTTCCCGGCAGGCCTGGCGATTCTCGAAGCGATTTTCGACTCGCTCGAACTGCAACGCATGGACCACTGCGAAGGCGCCCTGCGTGAAGGCGTGCTCTACGATCTGTTGGGCCGTCATCATCACGAAGACGTCCGTGAACGCACACTCAGTTCGCTGATGGAGCGTTATCACGTCGACCTGGAACAAGCGGCGCGGGTCGAGCGCAAGGCGCTGCACGCCTTCGATCAAGTGGCCGAGGATTGGGACCTGGACGATGGCGTCTGGCGTGAACTGCTCGGCTGGGCTGCCAAGGTCCATGAAGTGGGCCTGGACATCGCCCACTATCAGTACCACAAGCATGGCGCCTACCTGATCGAGCACTCGGACCTGGCCGGGTTCTCTCGCGAAGACCAGCAAATGCTGGCGCTGCTGGTGCGCGGTCACCGACGCAATATTCCCAAGGACAAATTCGCCGAGATCGGCGATGACGGCACCAAGCTGATCCGTCTGTGCGTGCTGCTGCGCTTTGCGATCCTGTTCCATCACATCCGCGGCACCCAGCAAATGCCTCAGGTGGAATTGAAAGCCAATGGCAACAGCCTGGAAGTGGTATTCCCGGACAAATGGCTGGACGACAACCAGCTGACCCAGGCCGACTTCGCCATTGAAGCGGAATGGCTCACCCGCGTCGATATCGTTCTGAACGCACGCTAA
- the ppk1 gene encoding polyphosphate kinase 1: MNTEGLTEVAVKEAQPVVEQIAETPPELEPAPPVVAEAAAAAPAIAIPGLDDSSLYIHRELSQLQFNIRVLEQALDESYPLLERLKFLLIFSSNLDEFFEIRVAGLKKQITFAREQAGADGLQPHQALARISELVHGHVDRQYAILNDILLPELEKHQVRFIRRRYWTAKLKTWVRRYFRDEIAPIITPIGLDPTHPFPLLVNKSLNFIVELEGVDAFGRDSGLAIIPAPRLLPRIIKVPEEVGGAGDNYVFLSSMIHAHADDLFQGMKVKGCYQFRLTRNADLALDSEDVEDLARALRGELFSRRYGDAVRLEVADTCPKHLSDYLLKQFNLGETELYQVNGPVNLTRLFSITGLDSQRELQYLPFTPQIPKLLQNSENIFSVISKQDILLLHPFESFTPVVDLLRQAAKDPHVLAVRQTLYRSGANSEIVDALVDAARNGKEVTAVIELRARFDEESNLQLASRLQAAGAVVIYGVVGFKTHAKMMLILRREAGEIVRYAHLGTGNYHAGNARLYTDYSLLTSDDALCEDVGKLFSQLIGMGKTLRMKKLLHAPFTLKKGMLDMIARETQFALDGKPAHIIAKFNSLTDPKIIRALYKASQSGVRIDLIVRGMCCLRPGIAGVSHNIHVRSIIGRFLEHTRVFYFLNGGDEQMFLSSADWMERNLDKRVETCFPVEGRKLIVRVKKELELYLTDNTHSWSLQSDGRYIRNTPTGNQNPRSAQATLLERLGSPILTVR, translated from the coding sequence ATGAATACCGAAGGACTCACTGAAGTTGCTGTAAAAGAGGCTCAACCCGTGGTCGAGCAAATCGCCGAAACCCCACCGGAGCTGGAGCCCGCTCCGCCCGTGGTGGCCGAAGCCGCCGCAGCGGCGCCAGCGATTGCCATTCCCGGACTGGATGACAGCAGCCTGTACATCCATCGCGAGCTCTCGCAACTGCAATTCAACATCCGCGTGCTTGAGCAGGCGCTGGATGAGTCCTATCCATTGCTTGAGCGGCTGAAGTTTCTGCTGATCTTCTCCAGCAACCTGGACGAGTTCTTCGAAATTCGTGTGGCAGGTCTTAAAAAGCAGATCACCTTCGCCCGTGAACAAGCCGGCGCCGATGGTCTGCAACCGCATCAGGCCCTGGCCCGCATCAGCGAACTGGTACACGGTCACGTTGACCGCCAGTACGCGATCCTCAACGACATTCTGTTGCCGGAACTGGAAAAACATCAGGTCCGCTTCATCCGTCGCCGCTACTGGACGGCCAAGCTCAAGACTTGGGTTCGCCGTTACTTCCGCGACGAAATTGCCCCGATCATTACGCCGATCGGTCTCGACCCGACGCACCCGTTCCCGTTGTTGGTGAACAAGAGCCTGAACTTCATCGTCGAGCTCGAAGGCGTCGACGCCTTTGGTCGCGATTCCGGTCTGGCGATCATCCCGGCGCCGCGTTTGCTGCCGCGGATCATCAAGGTGCCGGAAGAAGTCGGCGGCGCCGGCGACAACTATGTGTTCCTGTCGTCGATGATCCACGCCCACGCCGATGATCTGTTCCAGGGCATGAAGGTCAAGGGCTGCTACCAGTTCCGCCTGACCCGAAACGCCGACCTGGCGCTGGACTCCGAGGATGTCGAAGACCTGGCGCGCGCATTGCGCGGCGAGCTGTTCTCCCGTCGTTATGGCGATGCGGTGCGTCTGGAAGTGGCCGACACTTGCCCGAAACACCTGTCCGATTATTTGCTCAAACAGTTCAACCTGGGCGAGACCGAGCTGTATCAAGTCAACGGTCCGGTGAACCTGACGCGCCTGTTCAGCATCACCGGCCTGGACAGCCAGCGCGAACTGCAATACCTGCCGTTCACCCCGCAGATCCCGAAACTGCTGCAAAACAGCGAAAACATCTTCAGCGTGATCAGCAAGCAGGACATCCTGTTGCTGCACCCGTTCGAATCGTTTACCCCGGTGGTCGACCTGCTGCGTCAGGCCGCCAAAGACCCGCACGTGTTGGCTGTGCGTCAGACCCTGTACCGCTCCGGCGCCAACTCGGAAATCGTCGATGCGCTGGTGGATGCGGCGCGTAACGGTAAAGAGGTCACGGCGGTCATCGAGTTGCGTGCGCGATTCGACGAAGAGTCCAACCTGCAACTGGCCAGCCGTCTGCAAGCGGCCGGTGCGGTAGTGATCTACGGTGTGGTCGGCTTCAAGACCCACGCCAAGATGATGCTGATCCTGCGTCGCGAGGCGGGCGAAATCGTCCGTTACGCACACTTGGGCACGGGCAACTACCACGCTGGCAACGCCCGTCTGTATACCGACTACAGCCTGCTGACCTCCGACGACGCCTTGTGCGAAGACGTCGGCAAACTGTTCAGTCAGTTGATCGGCATGGGTAAGACCCTGCGCATGAAGAAGTTGCTGCACGCGCCGTTCACCCTGAAGAAGGGCATGCTCGACATGATTGCCCGAGAGACGCAGTTCGCCCTCGACGGCAAACCGGCGCACATCATCGCCAAGTTCAACTCGCTGACCGATCCGAAGATCATCCGCGCGCTGTACAAGGCCAGTCAGTCCGGGGTGCGTATCGACCTGATCGTGCGCGGCATGTGCTGCCTGCGTCCAGGCATCGCCGGGGTTTCGCACAACATCCACGTACGTTCGATCATCGGCCGCTTCCTGGAACACACCCGGGTCTTCTACTTCCTCAACGGCGGTGACGAGCAGATGTTCCTGTCCAGTGCCGACTGGATGGAGCGCAACCTCGACAAGCGGGTCGAGACCTGCTTCCCGGTGGAAGGTCGCAAGCTGATTGTGCGGGTCAAGAAAGAGCTGGAGCTGTACCTCACCGATAACACCCACAGCTGGAGCCTGCAGTCGGACGGTCGATACATCCGTAACACACCGACCGGCAACCAGAACCCGCGCAGCGCCCAGGCGACGTTGCTGGAACGTTTGGGCAGTCCGATCCTGACCGTGCGTTAA